From one Melioribacteraceae bacterium genomic stretch:
- a CDS encoding tetratricopeptide repeat protein, with protein sequence MKVYKLFYIFIFLPFLIGYSQEAKLSNMFRLAQTFEQSGEFEQAKSIYEDLHKSQPNNPTFLEALNNIYILLKDYDKSIQMMTNIISSSPQNVNYYGMLGNTYYTKGDTTKAFETWEKGLEISRGNTAVYRAIINYALQNRAFNKAIEYLNRAKNFGNDTYVFSLDLARVYAMTMNFEKAAFEYCEIIKNDPTLVQMVIGNMSAFLTRPTALTESISSVKSYYTQNNIPELNSLLIHLYKMNGNYKSAFEHVVKLEEESNKNGREFFQFAQQALIEKKFDVASMSFEKLIEEYPKSPLVPSSRIGYAKAFEQSIISKRYSTIENWKPFSNAEVVFTDDFIKAINSYKTILELYPNDDIKGEALYRIGEIYHYYLDNPDSAKSYYKQVIGSRTFAQIIHSANIRIAEIELRNGENESAATRLETIAKSSNISEQYKSEASLLLGKLHFWNGQFKQASSSLSSVTKNLLDDNANDALQIQTLIGTLKSDSANLATYSKAEYHSFNKKFDEAAELYDQLRNGSNPILKELAGLKYAYVLIAQDRYTAALEILKETKETSTIKMFEPEIEYISGEIKLFAIKDYEGAQTAYRNILDNYSNSLYFDKSRQKIEFINELKNKTI encoded by the coding sequence ATGAAGGTTTATAAGTTATTTTACATATTTATTTTTCTCCCGTTTCTAATTGGTTATTCGCAAGAAGCAAAATTATCCAATATGTTCAGATTGGCGCAGACATTTGAGCAATCCGGTGAATTCGAACAAGCTAAAAGTATTTATGAAGATCTTCATAAATCACAACCGAACAATCCAACTTTTCTCGAAGCCTTAAACAATATTTACATACTTCTAAAAGATTACGATAAATCAATTCAAATGATGACTAACATTATCAGTTCGTCACCACAAAATGTTAATTATTATGGGATGCTTGGCAACACCTATTACACTAAAGGCGATACAACAAAAGCTTTCGAAACATGGGAAAAGGGATTGGAGATTTCACGCGGCAACACTGCGGTTTACAGAGCAATTATAAATTATGCTTTACAAAACAGAGCTTTTAACAAAGCAATAGAATATTTGAATCGAGCAAAGAATTTTGGAAATGATACGTATGTTTTTTCTCTTGATTTAGCCAGAGTTTATGCGATGACAATGAACTTTGAGAAAGCTGCATTCGAATATTGTGAGATAATTAAAAATGATCCGACTTTAGTTCAAATGGTAATCGGAAACATGTCCGCTTTTCTTACACGACCGACAGCATTGACCGAAAGTATAAGTTCTGTAAAATCTTATTATACCCAAAACAATATTCCGGAATTAAATTCTTTACTGATTCATCTCTATAAAATGAACGGTAATTATAAAAGCGCGTTTGAACACGTTGTAAAGTTAGAAGAAGAATCCAACAAAAACGGAAGAGAGTTCTTTCAATTTGCTCAACAGGCTTTAATTGAAAAAAAGTTTGATGTTGCATCAATGTCCTTTGAAAAATTAATTGAAGAATATCCAAAGTCACCATTAGTACCCTCCTCAAGAATTGGTTATGCAAAAGCTTTTGAGCAATCAATTATCAGTAAACGTTATTCGACAATTGAAAACTGGAAACCGTTTTCTAATGCGGAAGTAGTTTTTACTGATGATTTTATTAAAGCAATAAATTCATATAAAACAATTTTGGAATTGTATCCGAACGATGATATAAAAGGGGAAGCGCTTTATAGAATTGGTGAAATATATCATTATTATTTAGATAATCCGGATAGTGCGAAGTCATATTACAAACAAGTTATCGGTTCTCGCACTTTTGCTCAAATTATTCATTCAGCAAATATTCGAATAGCTGAAATTGAATTAAGAAACGGTGAAAACGAATCTGCCGCAACGAGATTAGAAACAATTGCGAAAAGCTCAAATATTTCCGAACAGTATAAAAGCGAAGCAAGTCTTTTATTAGGGAAATTACATTTTTGGAATGGACAATTTAAGCAAGCATCTTCCAGTTTATCTTCGGTAACAAAAAATTTACTTGATGATAACGCAAATGATGCGTTGCAAATTCAAACATTAATCGGAACTTTAAAAAGTGATTCCGCAAACTTGGCAACATATTCAAAAGCCGAATACCATTCTTTCAATAAAAAATTTGATGAAGCAGCTGAACTTTATGATCAGTTAAGAAATGGCTCAAATCCCATTCTGAAAGAATTAGCCGGATTAAAGTATGCGTATGTTTTGATCGCCCAAGATCGTTACACAGCAGCTTTGGAAATATTGAAAGAAACAAAAGAAACCAGCACTATTAAAATGTTTGAACCTGAAATTGAGTATATTTCGGGTGAAATAAAATTATTTGCTATAAAAGATTACGAAGGAGCTCAGACAGCATATCGAAATATCCTTGATAATTATAGCAACTCCTTATATTTTGATAAGTCCAGACAAAAAATTGAATTTATTAACGAATTGAAGAATAAAACAATATGA